From a single Engraulis encrasicolus isolate BLACKSEA-1 unplaced genomic scaffold, IST_EnEncr_1.0 scaffold_123_np1212, whole genome shotgun sequence genomic region:
- the LOC134442197 gene encoding BAG family molecular chaperone regulator 1-like, with protein MATDALTVTVAYGTAKHSITVRTPEGGEEPCLKDLCDALTEATGVPAPSQKLIFKGKSLKEMEDTLSSYGIKQSCKIMLIRKGNSPEEEAELRKLKDIEKTVEQAAKKLEKVDGELAGLRNGFLAKDLQAEALSKLDHRVKVASEQFMKILEQIDAMSLPENFSDCRSKKKGLVKSVQGFLAQCDRIEAGISDHLAKIQSKNLALAE; from the exons ATGGCAACCGACGCTTTGACAGTCACAGTTGCTTATG gcacagcaaagcacagcattaCGGTGCGGACgccggagggaggggaggagccaTGTCTGAAAGACCTGTGTGACGCGCTGACAGAAGCCACCGGCGTCCCGGCGCCCTCCCAGAAGCTCATCTTTAAAG ggaagTCTTTAAAGGAAATGGAGGATACGCTATCCAGCTATGGCATCAAGCAGTCCTGCAAGATCATGCTCATTAGGAAAGGG AACAGTCCGGAAGAGGAGGCGGAGCTTCGTAAGCTGAAGGACATCGAGAAGACGGTGGAGCAGGCGGCTAAGAAGCTGGAGAAGGTGGACGGGGAGCTGGCCGGACTCAGGAAC GGTTTCCTGGCCAAGGACCTCCAAGCGGAAGCTCTCAGCAAGCTGGATCATCGGGTCAAAGTCGCCTCAGAACAGTTCATGAAGATCTTGGAACAAATCGACGCCATG agTTTGCCGGAGAACTTCAGTGACTGTCGCAGCAAGAAGAAGGGTCTGGTCAAATCCGTTCAG GGCTTCCTGGCTCAATGTGACCGGATCGAGGCGGGCATATCAGACCACCTGGCCAAAATACAGTCCAAAAACCTGGCCCTCGCTgagtag